In Fundidesulfovibrio soli, a single window of DNA contains:
- the atpD gene encoding F0F1 ATP synthase subunit beta has translation MSGVKGKIVQVIGAVVDLEFPEGQLPAIMNAINLVNENNINAKDLVLEVAQHLGNNVVRTIAMDATDGLVRGMVGEDTGSPIQAPVGRAPLGRIINVVGLPVDEMGPVGATEFRPIHRSAPDFVELSTKVEVLETGIKVVDLLIPFPKGGKMGLFGGAGVGKTVILMEMINNIAKHHGGLSVFAGVGERTREGNDLYHEFKEAGILDKAALVYGQMNEPPGARARVALTALTVAEYFRDAEGQDVLLFIDNIFRFTQANSEVSALLGRMPSAVGYQPTLGTDLGALQERITSTTKGSITSVQAVYVPADDLTDPAPATTFSHLDGTLVLSRQIAELGIYPAVDPLDSTSRILDPLVLGNEHYFTARAVQQILQKYKDLQDIIAILGMDELSDEDKLTVSRARKIQRFLSQPFFVAAQFTGKEGRYVKLEDTIRGFKEIIEGKHDDLPEGAFYMVGTIEEAASKAKEI, from the coding sequence ATGAGCGGTGTCAAAGGCAAAATCGTGCAAGTCATCGGCGCGGTGGTTGACCTCGAATTTCCCGAGGGTCAGCTCCCCGCCATCATGAACGCCATTAACTTGGTGAATGAAAACAACATCAACGCGAAAGACCTCGTTCTCGAAGTCGCCCAGCACCTGGGCAACAACGTGGTCCGCACCATCGCCATGGACGCCACCGACGGTCTGGTGCGCGGCATGGTGGGCGAGGATACCGGCAGCCCCATTCAGGCTCCGGTCGGCCGCGCTCCCCTGGGCCGCATCATCAACGTCGTGGGCCTGCCCGTGGACGAAATGGGTCCGGTCGGCGCTACCGAGTTCCGTCCCATCCACCGTTCGGCTCCCGACTTCGTCGAGCTGTCCACCAAGGTCGAGGTGCTCGAGACGGGCATCAAGGTCGTGGACCTGCTGATCCCCTTCCCCAAGGGCGGCAAGATGGGCCTCTTCGGCGGCGCCGGCGTGGGCAAGACCGTTATTCTCATGGAGATGATCAACAACATCGCGAAGCACCACGGCGGTCTGTCCGTGTTCGCGGGCGTTGGCGAGCGCACCCGTGAGGGCAACGACCTTTATCACGAGTTCAAGGAAGCCGGCATTCTGGACAAAGCCGCGTTGGTTTACGGCCAGATGAACGAGCCCCCGGGCGCCCGCGCCCGCGTCGCGCTGACCGCCCTGACCGTCGCGGAATACTTCCGTGACGCCGAAGGCCAGGACGTGCTGCTGTTCATCGACAACATCTTCCGTTTCACCCAGGCGAACTCGGAAGTGTCGGCACTGCTCGGCCGCATGCCCTCCGCGGTGGGTTACCAGCCCACCCTCGGCACCGACCTTGGCGCCCTGCAGGAGCGCATCACCTCCACCACCAAGGGTTCCATCACCTCGGTGCAGGCCGTGTACGTCCCCGCGGACGACTTGACCGACCCCGCGCCGGCCACCACGTTCTCGCACTTGGACGGCACCCTGGTTCTCTCGCGTCAGATCGCGGAGCTGGGCATCTACCCTGCGGTGGACCCCCTCGACTCCACGTCCCGCATCCTGGACCCCCTGGTCCTGGGCAACGAGCACTACTTCACCGCCCGCGCGGTTCAGCAGATCCTTCAGAAGTACAAGGACCTGCAGGACATCATCGCGATTCTGGGCATGGACGAGCTCTCCGACGAAGACAAGCTGACCGTCAGCCGCGCCCGTAAGATCCAGCGCTTCCTGTCTCAGCCCTTCTTCGTCGCCGCCCAGTTCACCGGTAAGGAAGGCCGCTACGTGAAGCTCGAGGACACCATCCGCGGCTTCAAGGAGATCATCGAGGGCAAGCACGACGACCTCCCCGAAGGCGCCTTCTACATGGTTGGCACCATCGAGGAAGCCGCTTCCAAAGCCAAGGAGATCTAG
- a CDS encoding F0F1 ATP synthase subunit epsilon, whose product MAKELRLEIVTPDRLVVSSDVEYVGAPGVLGEFGVLAGHVPFLSALGIGNLHYNVDGKTFYVFVAGGFAEVSGNKVTVLAEVAEKAEEIDIERARRAEERARTRKAKQQEAVDDARATAALQRALARMSCRTAAQSAGTCSR is encoded by the coding sequence ATGGCCAAAGAACTCCGCCTTGAAATCGTCACGCCGGACCGCTTGGTCGTGTCCTCCGACGTCGAGTACGTCGGCGCTCCCGGTGTGCTCGGCGAGTTCGGCGTGCTGGCCGGCCACGTACCCTTCCTTTCCGCCCTGGGCATCGGCAACCTGCACTACAACGTAGACGGCAAGACCTTCTATGTCTTCGTTGCTGGCGGTTTCGCCGAGGTCAGCGGGAACAAGGTTACTGTCCTGGCCGAAGTGGCCGAAAAGGCCGAGGAGATCGACATTGAACGCGCCCGCCGCGCTGAAGAGCGTGCGCGGACCCGCAAAGCCAAACAACAGGAAGCCGTCGACGACGCCCGCGCCACCGCTGCTCTGCAGCGCGCGCTGGCGAGGATGAGCTGCCGCACCGCGGCTCAGTCCGCGGGCACCTGCTCGCGCTAG
- the glmU gene encoding bifunctional UDP-N-acetylglucosamine diphosphorylase/glucosamine-1-phosphate N-acetyltransferase GlmU: MTPTVGALVLAAGKGTRMYSEEPKVLRTLLGEHMLGYVLDSLKPGFDGRVHVVVGFRAESVRKAFPQLEGRFVLQERQLGTGHALQCAWNNITAAGYEYVLVVNGDVPLATSEDLEGFVARACAEQADVAFLTIQLSDAGAYGRVVRHASGHAAIVEAKDYDEAVHGPATGEINAGIYLLRVASVEHVLFSLTNANRSGEFYITDLAELVAKNGGKVQAVCRGRDANLLGINNARELIEAEEALRRRIVDRWLDKGVVIRQPGSVRIGPHVSLAPGCEICGPCDILGGSVVQAGAVVEQHCFVKDSRIGARCVLRAFSHAESAQMDQDSQAGPYARLRPGAVMREDSRVGNFVEMKKAELGAGAKASHLTYLGDAEIGPGVNVGAGTITCNYDGKNKFKTVVKSGAFIGSNTALVAPVTIGENALVGAGSVITMDVPDNALALARGRQVNKRR; encoded by the coding sequence ATGACCCCAACAGTTGGAGCCCTGGTGCTGGCCGCGGGAAAGGGCACCCGCATGTACTCCGAGGAGCCCAAGGTGTTGCGCACACTGCTGGGCGAGCACATGCTGGGCTACGTCCTTGACAGCCTCAAGCCCGGCTTCGACGGGCGCGTCCACGTGGTTGTCGGTTTCCGGGCCGAGTCGGTGCGCAAGGCCTTCCCCCAGTTGGAGGGGCGCTTCGTTCTCCAGGAACGGCAGCTCGGCACGGGCCACGCCCTGCAGTGCGCCTGGAACAACATCACCGCCGCAGGGTATGAATACGTCCTGGTGGTCAACGGCGACGTTCCCCTGGCCACCAGCGAGGACCTTGAAGGGTTCGTGGCCAGGGCCTGTGCCGAGCAGGCCGACGTGGCCTTCCTGACCATTCAGCTCTCCGACGCCGGTGCCTACGGGCGCGTGGTGCGCCACGCTTCCGGCCACGCGGCCATCGTGGAAGCCAAGGACTACGACGAGGCCGTGCACGGCCCCGCCACCGGTGAGATCAACGCGGGCATCTACCTGCTGCGCGTGGCCTCCGTGGAGCACGTGCTGTTCTCGCTGACCAACGCCAACCGCAGCGGCGAGTTCTACATCACCGACCTGGCCGAGCTGGTGGCCAAGAACGGCGGCAAGGTCCAGGCCGTGTGCCGCGGCCGCGACGCGAACCTGCTGGGCATCAACAACGCACGCGAGCTGATCGAGGCCGAGGAGGCCCTGCGGCGGCGCATCGTGGACCGCTGGCTGGACAAGGGCGTGGTCATCCGCCAACCCGGCAGCGTGCGCATCGGGCCGCACGTGTCGCTGGCCCCGGGCTGCGAGATCTGCGGTCCCTGCGACATCCTGGGCGGGAGCGTGGTCCAGGCGGGTGCGGTGGTCGAGCAGCACTGCTTCGTGAAGGACAGCCGCATCGGCGCCCGCTGTGTTCTGCGCGCCTTCTCGCACGCCGAGTCCGCCCAGATGGACCAGGACAGCCAGGCCGGGCCCTACGCCCGTCTGCGCCCGGGGGCCGTGATGCGCGAGGATTCCCGCGTGGGCAATTTCGTGGAGATGAAGAAGGCCGAACTGGGCGCAGGAGCCAAGGCCAGCCACCTGACCTACCTTGGCGACGCAGAGATCGGCCCCGGGGTCAACGTGGGCGCGGGCACCATCACTTGCAACTATGACGGCAAGAACAAATTCAAGACCGTGGTCAAGTCGGGCGCGTTCATCGGCAGCAACACCGCGTTGGTTGCTCCGGTGACAATCGGCGAGAATGCCCTTGTGGGCGCCGGATCAGTGATTACCATGGACGTGCCGGACAACGCCCTGGCCCTCGCGAGGGGCCGTCAGGTGAACAAGCGGCGCTAA
- the zapB gene encoding cell division protein ZapB — MDIIDTLEERIAQLVSRLKALEEENRELKAAMERENASMKEALDHERQKKDAVLSRVDQLLRKLQEEPI, encoded by the coding sequence ATGGACATCATCGACACCTTAGAAGAGCGCATCGCGCAACTGGTAAGCCGCCTCAAAGCTCTCGAAGAAGAAAACAGGGAGCTCAAGGCCGCCATGGAAAGGGAGAATGCCTCGATGAAAGAGGCCCTGGACCATGAACGCCAGAAGAAGGATGCCGTATTGTCCCGGGTGGATCAGCTTCTCAGGAAACTGCAAGAGGAGCCGATCTGA
- a CDS encoding cell division protein ZapA → MPSYSKVVIGLELSFKTDAEPERVEQAKMLVEDRYRLLNPANKNLSKEKLLTFVALGLADDLIMANQKLAEMEEKLDKILNRIKVPDLKQPAS, encoded by the coding sequence ATGCCTAGTTACAGCAAGGTTGTCATTGGTCTTGAACTTTCCTTCAAGACCGACGCGGAGCCGGAACGCGTTGAACAAGCCAAGATGTTGGTTGAAGATCGCTACAGGTTGCTCAATCCGGCCAATAAGAACCTGAGCAAGGAAAAACTGCTGACGTTTGTGGCCTTGGGCCTGGCGGACGATTTGATCATGGCCAACCAGAAGCTTGCAGAGATGGAAGAAAAACTCGACAAGATTCTGAACAGGATAAAAGTGCCGGACCTGAAACAACCGGCGTCGTAA
- the rny gene encoding ribonuclease Y, with amino-acid sequence MDFSVLLIGVGGLAAGAAGGWLLNRMITTKTFAEAKTLAERILEEARKEAQAHKKEIILQTQDDLYKQKLEHEREVKERESQILRKESSLQEKLDKLESKLEKATQKESDLLSQEKRLSQQEKTLEEKEARLEEGVQEQERKLQEISGMTAEEARRVLMADMESRTRHEAARMIRQIETEAKEEAGKKSKEILALAIQRYAGDYVSEQTVTAVTLPSEEMKGRIIGREGRNIRALEAATGVDLIIDDTPETVILSAFSPIRRQIAKMALERLITDGRIHPARIEDIVKKCEQEFDVKLRELGEQATFDVGVHGIHPEIVKLLGQLHYRTSYSQNVLQHSLEVASLCGIMASELGLDVKKAKRAGLLHDIGKAVDHEIEGPHAIIGYDLAKKFGESKDITHAIQAHHEDVPPKTVYAILVQASDSLSGARPGARKELLSSYVKRLEDLENIATDFEGVSKAYAIQAGREIRVVVDSDAVDDDKTHLICKDIAKKIEDNLTYPGQIRVTVIRERRAVGFAK; translated from the coding sequence ATGGACTTCAGCGTACTCCTCATCGGAGTGGGCGGTTTGGCCGCAGGTGCGGCCGGCGGCTGGCTGCTCAACCGCATGATCACCACGAAAACCTTTGCCGAGGCCAAAACCCTTGCCGAGCGCATCCTGGAGGAAGCCCGCAAGGAGGCCCAGGCGCACAAGAAGGAAATCATCCTCCAGACCCAGGACGACCTGTACAAGCAGAAGCTCGAACACGAGCGCGAGGTGAAGGAGCGCGAAAGCCAGATCCTGCGCAAGGAGTCCTCCCTGCAGGAGAAGCTGGACAAGCTCGAATCCAAGCTTGAGAAGGCCACCCAGAAGGAGTCCGACCTGCTCTCCCAGGAGAAGCGCCTGAGCCAGCAGGAGAAAACCCTGGAGGAGAAGGAAGCCCGCCTCGAAGAGGGCGTCCAGGAGCAGGAGCGCAAGCTCCAGGAAATTTCCGGCATGACCGCCGAGGAGGCCCGCAGGGTCCTCATGGCCGACATGGAGAGCCGTACCCGCCACGAGGCCGCGCGCATGATCCGCCAGATCGAGACCGAGGCCAAGGAAGAGGCGGGCAAGAAGAGCAAGGAGATCCTGGCCCTGGCCATCCAGCGCTACGCCGGCGACTACGTCTCCGAGCAGACCGTCACCGCCGTGACCCTGCCCAGCGAGGAGATGAAGGGCCGCATCATCGGCCGCGAGGGCCGCAACATCCGCGCCCTTGAGGCCGCCACCGGGGTCGATCTCATCATCGACGACACCCCCGAGACGGTCATCCTCTCGGCCTTCTCCCCCATCCGCCGCCAGATCGCCAAGATGGCCCTGGAGCGCCTGATCACCGACGGGCGCATCCACCCCGCGCGCATCGAGGACATCGTCAAGAAGTGCGAGCAGGAGTTCGACGTCAAGCTGCGCGAGCTGGGCGAACAGGCCACCTTCGACGTGGGCGTGCACGGAATCCATCCCGAGATCGTCAAGCTCCTGGGCCAGCTGCACTACCGCACCAGCTACTCCCAGAACGTGCTCCAGCATTCGCTTGAGGTGGCCTCCCTCTGCGGGATCATGGCCTCCGAGCTGGGCCTGGACGTCAAGAAGGCCAAGCGCGCCGGTCTGCTGCACGACATCGGCAAGGCCGTGGACCACGAGATCGAAGGCCCCCACGCCATCATCGGCTACGACCTGGCCAAGAAGTTCGGCGAATCCAAGGACATCACCCACGCCATCCAGGCCCACCACGAGGACGTGCCCCCCAAGACGGTGTACGCCATCCTGGTGCAGGCTTCCGACAGCCTCTCCGGCGCCCGCCCCGGCGCGCGCAAGGAGCTGCTCTCCAGCTACGTCAAGCGCCTGGAGGACTTGGAGAACATCGCCACCGACTTCGAGGGCGTCTCCAAGGCCTACGCCATCCAGGCCGGCCGCGAGATCCGCGTGGTGGTGGACTCCGACGCCGTGGACGACGACAAGACGCACCTGATCTGCAAGGACATCGCCAAGAAGATCGAGGACAACCTGACCTACCCGGGCCAGATCCGCGTCACGGTCATCCGCGAGCGCCGCGCGGTCGGGTTCGCGAAATAG